A genome region from Gemmatimonadota bacterium includes the following:
- a CDS encoding HupE/UreJ family protein, translating into MSDFLAFVDVGFRHIVALDAADHVLFLLALAAIYRGRDWRALLWVVTAFTVGHSLTLLLAVTTQLVLPREIVEFLIPVTIVLTGMENLLARQRAESGRTSGHRSVLAGIFGLVHGAGFADYLRSLFVDELALPLLGFNVGIECGQLVVLAVAFGCFWVGDRLLAVAPHRVVRGAPFQARLVGVSAVVTAVAVVWAWERWPG; encoded by the coding sequence ATGTCAGACTTCCTCGCGTTTGTCGACGTCGGCTTTCGCCACATCGTGGCGCTCGATGCCGCCGATCACGTGCTCTTCCTCCTCGCGCTCGCGGCGATCTACCGCGGTCGCGATTGGCGCGCGCTGCTCTGGGTCGTTACCGCCTTCACCGTCGGCCACTCGCTGACGCTCCTGCTGGCGGTCACGACGCAGCTCGTGCTTCCGAGGGAGATCGTGGAGTTCCTCATCCCCGTGACGATCGTGCTCACGGGAATGGAGAACCTGCTCGCGCGCCAACGCGCGGAATCGGGACGCACCTCGGGGCATCGCTCCGTGCTCGCCGGCATCTTCGGCCTGGTGCACGGCGCCGGCTTCGCGGACTACCTGCGGAGCCTGTTTGTCGATGAGCTGGCGCTCCCGCTCCTCGGGTTCAACGTCGGGATTGAATGCGGGCAGCTGGTCGTGCTCGCGGTCGCGTTCGGTTGCTTCTGGGTAGGCGACCGCCTGCTCGCCGTCGCGCCGCATCGCGTGGTGCGCGGGGCGCCGTTCCAGGCGCGGCTCGTCGGGGTGTCGGCGGTCGTGACCGCGGTCGCCGTGGTGTGGGCCTGGGAACGATGGCCGGGTTGA
- a CDS encoding DUF4331 family protein produces MHTWTFRRDWIVPGITAAVVVAGLTVAGVVKASDHQDTPTVELSPRYDVNDVYAFPSPVAGRTVLALSTASPLTPARTPSATFGTRDKELYQLKIDNNGDAVEDLVFQVTFTGPERNQMVRLKGPMKPNETGTANTMLRGESTLYGRTNTVLGSPNGVQLFAGPRDDPFFLDLEYFFRIVPDRKPVGGPLAALPSTPSASSFRAVGQAKDYLRGFNDMAIVIELPTSMLVADPKNPGKFGVWGTTSRPRGQ; encoded by the coding sequence ATGCACACGTGGACATTCCGGCGCGACTGGATCGTGCCAGGCATCACAGCGGCGGTCGTCGTGGCCGGACTGACCGTTGCGGGGGTCGTGAAGGCCTCCGATCACCAGGATACACCGACGGTCGAGCTCAGTCCTCGCTACGACGTCAACGACGTGTATGCCTTCCCGTCGCCGGTCGCCGGACGAACGGTGCTCGCCCTGAGCACGGCCTCCCCGCTCACGCCGGCCCGCACGCCGAGCGCGACGTTCGGCACGCGCGACAAGGAGCTATACCAGCTCAAGATCGACAACAACGGCGATGCCGTGGAAGACCTCGTCTTCCAGGTCACCTTCACCGGCCCCGAACGCAACCAGATGGTGCGGCTCAAGGGACCGATGAAGCCCAACGAGACGGGAACCGCGAACACGATGTTGCGGGGCGAATCCACGCTCTACGGCCGGACGAACACCGTCCTCGGATCGCCGAACGGGGTGCAGCTGTTCGCGGGGCCGCGTGACGATCCCTTCTTCCTCGACCTCGAGTACTTCTTCCGCATCGTCCCCGATCGCAAGCCGGTGGGAGGGCCGCTCGCCGCCCTGCCGAGCACGCCGAGCGCCTCGTCGTTCCGGGCCGTTGGGCAGGCGAAGGACTACCTCCGCGGCTTCAACGACATGGCGATCGTGATCGAGCTTCCCACCAGCATGC
- a CDS encoding sigma-70 family RNA polymerase sigma factor, which translates to MPDGAPRVARSDAELVSAMAHGDEGAAAAFYDRHAPTAMALAFRLLRERADAEGVVLEAFMQAWRDAARFDGTRGSPVSWLLTITRTRALDHLRRAGRLAKRTAANVEEVPAELLAAPEQAGHPGFDVEEAEQRQAVKHAVQALPDNQRIVIELAYFAGLSQSEIAERLSEPLGTVKTRARLAMMKLREGLRAFREDARS; encoded by the coding sequence ATGCCTGACGGGGCCCCGCGCGTGGCGCGGAGCGATGCGGAGCTCGTGTCCGCGATGGCGCACGGCGACGAAGGGGCGGCCGCCGCGTTCTACGATCGGCACGCACCGACGGCGATGGCACTCGCATTTCGCCTGTTGCGCGAGCGCGCCGACGCCGAGGGGGTCGTCCTCGAGGCGTTCATGCAGGCGTGGCGAGACGCGGCGCGTTTCGATGGTACGCGCGGCTCACCGGTGAGCTGGCTCCTCACGATCACTCGCACACGCGCGTTGGACCACCTGCGCAGGGCAGGTCGCCTCGCCAAACGCACGGCGGCCAACGTCGAGGAGGTCCCGGCGGAATTGCTCGCCGCGCCCGAACAGGCTGGCCACCCTGGCTTCGACGTCGAGGAAGCAGAGCAGCGTCAGGCGGTCAAGCACGCGGTGCAGGCACTCCCCGACAACCAACGCATTGTCATCGAACTCGCCTACTTCGCTGGATTGTCGCAGTCCGAAATCGCCGAGCGACTCTCCGAGCCGCTCGGCACCGTCAAGACACGTGCCCGCCTCGCGATGATGAAGCTGCGAGAAGGACTTCGGGCCTTTCGGGAGGACGCACGGTCGTGA